The window ACCCTGTCACAGGCGTTTTTAAGAAAAGCCTCACGGCTTGCGTTGCCATTTCCTCCCAAAAGTTTAATTACTCTTGCTGGCACTCCCTGTTGCAAAAAAATCTCTGCCCAAGAACCCCGTGGTTTGAGGCTTGCCTCAAGCCCAAGAACGATCTCTTTTAAGGACTCAATTTCACGCAACACCAGGGAAAAACCCTCTTTTTCCCGGGGCTTTATCTCTGGTTCAGGGGGCTCAAGGTCAATGGCTGCAGTTATCTCATAGAGCCAGCTGCGGCCTTCTTTCACCCGCCGGGTAGCAAGGATAACAGCGTCTTCTCCCAGGGCTTCTTTTACCTTGGCCAAAGCCTCAACTGATGTTTTGGCGCGAAATTTTTGTACCTTCATCAGGCAAGCCTCACTGTTTCATGGATTTCAACCTGCACCTGTGCTGGAATCTCTGCCTGTGAAATCACCGCAGCTTGCGGCAATGAACGTTCAATTAGCCGACGCAGGTGCCGCCTTGAGACAGGTCCTGTTAGAAAAACCGGTGTAAAACCTCGCATTGCAAGCCTTTCCGCCGCTTGGGTGCAGGCAGCCACAATCCTGCTGCCGGTTCTGGGATCAAGGGTAAGAAAAGTTCCCTGGTCTGTTCGCTGAAGGGCCCTTCTTATGGCTTCTTCGATATCATCGGCCACGGCAATAACATGGAGTTTCCCCTCTTCATCAAGATAGGGCTTGACAATCACCCTTGCCAGCCGCTGACGCACGTACTCCGTAAGAAGATCTGGGTCTTTGATATTTTGCCCATAGTCAGCAATGGTTTCCACGATAGTTAAGAGATCACGAATAGAAACTCGCTCACGGACTAAATTGTGCAATACCTTTTGCACCACCCCAAGGTTCACGACGTTTAAGCATTCTTCCACAGCCTTGGGATAATGCTTGGCAAGGGCATCAAGTAAGCGTTGTACTTCCTGGCGTCCTAAAAGCTCCTCGGCATGGCTTTTAATTACCTCTGAAAGATGCGTTACGATTACCGTTGAGAGATCAACCACCGTATATCCTGCAAGCTCGGCTTCTTCTTTTTTGTCTTCCGGGATCCAGATAGCAGGAAGCCCGAAAGCCGGCTCTTTGGTGGGAATGCCTTCAAGGCGCTTTGATACCTCTCCGGGATCCATAGCAAGGAGGTGTCCTGGCATAAGCTCTGCCCGGGCAACCTCTACCCCTTTAATCAAAATGACGTATTCGCCAGGCTTTAGTTGCAAATTGTCACGCACATGAAGCGGAGGCACGATGATACCCATTTCCAGAGCAAATTGCCGCCGCATAGTGCGAATGCGCTCAAGAAGATCGCCTCCCTGGGAATCATCTACCAGGGGAATAAGGGCATAGCCCACTTCAAGCTCAAGAATATCGACCACCAAAAGCTCTTCTACTACTTCTGGGGCCTGAGCTTCTTCGGCTTCTTGTCTCTTAACCTCTTCTTCTTCGATTGCAGAAAGCCCTTGCTGGCTACGGTAAGCCACATAGGCAAGGGCTGCAAAAACAGCCGCAAGCACAGAAAAAGGCATGGTAGGAAGCCCTGGCAAAAGCCCGAAGATAAAAATAATGCCCGCGGCCAAAGCAAGGGCTTCAGGCCGGGTAGCAAACTGCCTGGCAAAGTCTTTACCCATACTGGCTTCTGCCGCCGCACGGCTGATAATGATACCGGCTGAGGTGGAGACGATGAGCGCTGGAATTTGTGAGACAAGGCCATCGCCAATGGTAAGGAGGGTATAGCTCTGAGCTGCTTCACTGAGACTTAGGCCTTTTTGCACCACACCGATAACAAGGCCGCCAATAACGTTGATAGCCATGATAATGAGCCCGGCAATGGCTTCACCGCGGACGAATTTGCTGGCACCATCCATGGCCCCGTAGAACTCTGCCTCTTTAGCAATTTCTTCGCGGCGTCTCTTGGCCTCGGCCTCGTCAATAAGCCCAGCATTTAAATCGGCATCAATGGCCATTTGTTTACCAGGCATGGCATCAAGGGTGAAACGCGCCGCCACCTCTGCAATACGCCCGGCACCTTTGGTAATGACCACAAAGTTGATGATTACCAGGATGGCAAAGACAATGGCTCCCACAACATAATTTCCCCCAACCACGAACTGGCCAAAGCTTTTGATAACGTTTCCTGCCGCCGTAGGACCTTCGTGGCCGTGAAGCAAAATAAGCCTTGTGCTTGCAACGTTTAATGAAAGTCTGAAAAGGGTGGTTACCAGAAGAAGGGCTGGGAAGGCCGAAAAATCAAGGGGCTTTTTAATGTACATGGACATAAGGAGAATGAGAAGCGCCATACTAAAGCTGAAAGAGAGCAGAAAATCCATGAGATAACGGGGAAGCGGAAAGACCATAATGGTCAAAATCCCCACTACCCCCGCGGCTACAGCCAAGTTTGTGCCGTCTAAGCTTAAACCCTTTGGTAATGGAAGTGCTTTCTCTGCCATTAGTTAACCTTCCCTTTCAAGCGATAAACGTAAGCCAAAACCTCGGCCACAGCTTGATAAAGCTCAGCAGGGATAAAATCCCCTATCTCTACTTCTTTGTATAAAGCCTGGGCAAGGGGTGGGTTTTCCACCACCGGGACTCCGGCTTCCTCGGCGATTTCTCTTATCTTGAGAGCCACGTGGCCTTCACCCTTGGCAAGGACTTGAGGTGCAGGC of the Thermodesulfatator atlanticus DSM 21156 genome contains:
- the flhA gene encoding flagellar biosynthesis protein FlhA, translating into MAEKALPLPKGLSLDGTNLAVAAGVVGILTIMVFPLPRYLMDFLLSFSFSMALLILLMSMYIKKPLDFSAFPALLLVTTLFRLSLNVASTRLILLHGHEGPTAAGNVIKSFGQFVVGGNYVVGAIVFAILVIINFVVITKGAGRIAEVAARFTLDAMPGKQMAIDADLNAGLIDEAEAKRRREEIAKEAEFYGAMDGASKFVRGEAIAGLIIMAINVIGGLVIGVVQKGLSLSEAAQSYTLLTIGDGLVSQIPALIVSTSAGIIISRAAAEASMGKDFARQFATRPEALALAAGIIFIFGLLPGLPTMPFSVLAAVFAALAYVAYRSQQGLSAIEEEEVKRQEAEEAQAPEVVEELLVVDILELEVGYALIPLVDDSQGGDLLERIRTMRRQFALEMGIIVPPLHVRDNLQLKPGEYVILIKGVEVARAELMPGHLLAMDPGEVSKRLEGIPTKEPAFGLPAIWIPEDKKEEAELAGYTVVDLSTVIVTHLSEVIKSHAEELLGRQEVQRLLDALAKHYPKAVEECLNVVNLGVVQKVLHNLVRERVSIRDLLTIVETIADYGQNIKDPDLLTEYVRQRLARVIVKPYLDEEGKLHVIAVADDIEEAIRRALQRTDQGTFLTLDPRTGSRIVAACTQAAERLAMRGFTPVFLTGPVSRRHLRRLIERSLPQAAVISQAEIPAQVQVEIHETVRLA